A genome region from Geodermatophilus bullaregiensis includes the following:
- a CDS encoding MIP/aquaporin family protein: MSLVSVFFSEVLGTGLLLLLGIGVVANVLLTDSKGRGADWLLISFGWGLAVFVGVFAAYRSGAHLNPAVTVGLWASGSEEYGPDVPVTLASTLVYFAGEFVGAFLGAVVAWLAYREHYDAHPDPGEVLGTFSTGPAIRSYPWNVVTEVIGTFVLVYVVLALGNTPTQIGPLAVAFLVVSIGASLGGPTGYAINPARDLGPRIAHAVLPIRGKGGSDWGYSWVPVVGPIIGAILAGLLARVF, from the coding sequence GTGTCACTGGTCTCCGTCTTCTTCTCCGAGGTCCTCGGCACGGGGCTGCTGCTCCTGCTGGGCATCGGCGTCGTCGCCAACGTGCTGCTCACCGACTCCAAGGGCCGCGGCGCGGACTGGCTGCTCATCAGCTTCGGCTGGGGGCTGGCGGTCTTCGTCGGCGTCTTCGCCGCGTACCGCAGCGGCGCGCACCTCAACCCGGCCGTCACCGTCGGCCTCTGGGCCTCCGGCTCCGAGGAGTACGGCCCCGACGTCCCCGTGACGCTCGCGAGCACGCTGGTCTACTTCGCCGGCGAGTTCGTCGGCGCCTTCCTCGGCGCCGTCGTCGCGTGGCTGGCCTACCGCGAGCACTACGACGCCCACCCCGACCCCGGCGAGGTGCTCGGCACCTTCTCCACCGGCCCGGCGATCCGCAGCTACCCGTGGAACGTCGTCACCGAGGTCATCGGCACGTTCGTGCTCGTCTACGTCGTGCTGGCCCTCGGCAACACCCCCACCCAGATCGGCCCCCTGGCGGTCGCCTTCCTCGTCGTGTCCATCGGCGCCTCGCTCGGCGGCCCGACCGGCTACGCCATCAACCCCGCCCGCGACCTCGGCCCGCGCATCGCGCACGCCGTCCTGCCCATCCGCGGCAAGGGCGGCAGCGACTGGGGCTACTCGTGGGTCCCGGTCGTCGGCCCGATCATCGGCGCGATCCTGGCCGGCCTGCTCGCCCGGGTCTTCTGA
- the glpK gene encoding glycerol kinase GlpK, translating to MSQYIAAIDQGTTSTRCMVFDHDGAVVAVAQKEHQQIFPRAGWVEHDAEEIWSNVREVVGQALGRADLVAGDLAAVGLTNQRETTVVWDRTTGQPVYNAIVWQDTRTDKIVTELGELGGGADRYKDKVGLPLATYFAGPKVTWILDNVEGARERAERGELLMGTIDSWLLWNVTGGTDGGLHITDVSNASRTMLMDYKTLAWDESIAADMRIPTSMLPEIRSNSEVYGEGRKAGALAGVKVAGSLGDQQAATFGQVCFSPGMAKNTYGTGNFLLLNTGEEAVASKNGLLTTVCYQIGDRKPIYALEGSIAVTGSLVQWVRDNLRLIGGAGEIEAVAKSVEDNGGAYFVPAFSGLFAPHWRSDARGALVGLTRYVNRGHLARAVLEATAYQTREVVEAMNADSGVDLTELRVDGGMVVNELLMQFQADILGVDVVRPKIAETTALGAAYAAGLAVGFWADEDELTSQWAEDKRWSPAMEGETRDRFYRKWQKAVARTLDWVDEDDE from the coding sequence GTGAGCCAGTACATCGCCGCCATCGACCAGGGCACGACCAGCACCCGCTGCATGGTCTTCGACCACGACGGCGCCGTCGTGGCCGTCGCCCAGAAGGAACACCAGCAGATCTTCCCCAGGGCCGGCTGGGTCGAACACGACGCCGAGGAGATCTGGTCCAACGTCCGCGAGGTGGTCGGGCAGGCACTCGGCCGCGCCGACCTCGTCGCCGGCGACCTGGCCGCCGTCGGCCTGACCAACCAGCGCGAGACGACCGTCGTCTGGGACCGGACGACCGGTCAGCCGGTCTACAACGCCATCGTCTGGCAGGACACCCGCACCGACAAGATCGTCACCGAGCTCGGCGAGCTCGGCGGGGGAGCCGACCGGTACAAGGACAAGGTCGGCCTGCCGCTGGCGACGTACTTCGCCGGCCCCAAGGTGACCTGGATCCTCGACAACGTCGAGGGCGCCCGCGAGCGCGCCGAGCGCGGCGAGCTGCTGATGGGCACCATCGACAGCTGGCTGCTGTGGAACGTCACCGGCGGGACCGACGGCGGCCTGCACATCACCGACGTCAGCAACGCCTCGCGCACCATGCTGATGGACTACAAGACGCTGGCGTGGGACGAGTCGATCGCCGCCGACATGCGCATCCCGACGTCGATGCTCCCGGAGATCCGCTCCAACTCCGAGGTGTACGGCGAGGGCCGCAAGGCCGGCGCCCTGGCCGGGGTCAAGGTCGCCGGCTCGCTCGGCGACCAGCAGGCGGCCACCTTCGGGCAGGTCTGCTTCTCACCCGGCATGGCCAAGAACACCTACGGCACCGGCAACTTCCTGCTGCTCAACACCGGCGAGGAGGCCGTCGCCTCGAAGAACGGCCTGCTGACGACGGTCTGCTACCAGATCGGCGACCGCAAGCCGATCTACGCACTCGAGGGCTCCATCGCCGTCACCGGGTCGCTGGTGCAGTGGGTGCGCGACAACCTGCGGCTCATCGGCGGCGCCGGCGAGATCGAGGCGGTGGCCAAGTCCGTCGAGGACAACGGCGGGGCCTACTTCGTGCCGGCCTTCTCCGGCCTGTTCGCCCCGCACTGGCGCTCCGACGCCCGCGGCGCGCTGGTCGGGCTCACCCGGTACGTCAACCGCGGGCACCTGGCCCGGGCGGTGCTGGAGGCCACGGCCTACCAGACCCGCGAGGTCGTGGAGGCCATGAACGCCGACTCCGGGGTCGACCTCACCGAGCTGCGGGTCGACGGCGGCATGGTGGTCAACGAGCTGCTCATGCAGTTCCAGGCCGACATCCTCGGCGTCGACGTCGTCCGCCCGAAGATCGCCGAGACGACGGCGCTCGGCGCGGCGTACGCGGCGGGCCTGGCGGTCGGGTTCTGGGCCGACGAGGACGAGCTGACCAGCCAGTGGGCCGAGGACAAGCGGTGGTCGCCGGCGATGGAGGGCGAGACCCGCGACCGCTTCTACCGCAAGTGGCAGAAGGCGGTGGCCCGCACGCTCGACTGGGTCGACGAGGACGACGAGTAG
- the mshC gene encoding cysteine--1-D-myo-inosityl 2-amino-2-deoxy-alpha-D-glucopyranoside ligase, with protein sequence MLAWPAPLLPTLPGSGPVLRLFDTARGQVVATAPDRVARMYVCGITPYDATHLGHAATYLAFDLVGRVWRDAGHAVHHVQNVTDIDDPLLERAHRDGEDWVVLGMRETALFREDMTALRVLPPDDYVGAVATIPRIVHHVETLLDEGLAYVLDDGTGDVYHDIAQAPGFGEESGYDEATMLRLSAERGGDPDRAGKRNRLDPLLWRGRREGEPAWPGPHGIEGRPGWHIECAAIALDTIGMGFDVQGGGSDLVFPHHEFSAVHAEALTATKPFARAYVHAAMIGLDGEKMSKSRGNLVFVSKLRGEGVDPMAIRLALLSGHYRTDRAWTPDLLAAAEQRLATWRRAVARDAGAPAAPVLAGLRERLADDLDSPGAIAVVDAWAERTLAAGPDDDVDDGAPAVVADAVDALLGVALQEG encoded by the coding sequence GTGCTCGCCTGGCCCGCTCCGCTCCTGCCGACCCTGCCGGGCTCCGGCCCGGTCCTCCGGCTGTTCGACACCGCGCGCGGGCAGGTCGTGGCCACCGCACCCGACCGGGTGGCGCGGATGTACGTCTGCGGCATCACGCCCTACGACGCCACGCACCTCGGCCACGCCGCCACCTACCTGGCCTTCGACCTGGTCGGCCGGGTGTGGCGGGACGCCGGGCACGCCGTCCACCACGTGCAGAACGTCACCGACATCGACGACCCGCTGCTCGAGCGCGCCCACCGCGACGGCGAGGACTGGGTCGTGCTCGGGATGCGCGAGACGGCGCTCTTCCGCGAGGACATGACGGCGCTGCGGGTGCTGCCGCCCGACGACTACGTGGGCGCGGTGGCCACCATCCCGCGGATCGTGCACCACGTGGAGACCCTGCTCGACGAGGGTCTGGCCTACGTGCTCGACGACGGCACCGGCGACGTCTACCACGACATCGCCCAGGCGCCGGGCTTCGGCGAGGAGTCCGGCTACGACGAGGCCACGATGCTGCGCCTGTCGGCCGAGCGCGGCGGCGACCCCGACCGGGCGGGCAAGCGCAACCGCCTCGACCCGCTGCTGTGGCGCGGCCGCCGCGAGGGCGAGCCCGCCTGGCCCGGCCCCCACGGCATCGAGGGCCGCCCCGGCTGGCACATCGAGTGCGCCGCCATCGCCCTGGACACCATCGGCATGGGCTTCGACGTGCAGGGCGGTGGCAGCGACCTCGTCTTCCCGCACCACGAGTTCTCCGCCGTCCACGCCGAGGCGCTCACCGCCACCAAGCCCTTCGCCCGGGCCTACGTGCACGCGGCGATGATCGGCCTCGACGGCGAGAAGATGAGCAAGAGCCGCGGCAACCTGGTGTTCGTCTCCAAGCTGCGCGGCGAGGGCGTCGACCCGATGGCGATCCGGCTGGCGCTGCTGTCGGGCCACTACCGCACCGACCGCGCCTGGACGCCGGACCTGCTCGCCGCCGCCGAGCAGCGGCTGGCCACCTGGCGGCGCGCCGTCGCCCGCGACGCCGGGGCGCCCGCCGCGCCGGTGCTGGCGGGGTTGCGCGAGCGGCTGGCCGACGACCTCGACAGCCCCGGCGCGATCGCCGTCGTCGACGCGTGGGCGGAGCGCACGCTGGCGGCCGGCCCGGACGACGACGTCGACGACGGGGCGCCGGCCGTGGTGGCCGACGCCGTCGACGCGCTGCTGGGCGTCGCGCTGCAGGAGGGCTGA
- a CDS encoding HD domain-containing protein gives MGDGAFTLVDRAAREREEDGLAPAAARAAATRGRAVPEPEDRLRTAYERDRDRILHAKSFRRLKHKTQVFLNPDGDHFVTRLTHTLQVTQVARSLARALGLNETLAEAIALGHDVGHSPFGHIGEDAFDPYVPGGWHHAAQGVRIVEVLEHLNLTWEVRDGIRAHSWKISPPPATREGECVRYADRIAYLSHDALDAVRAGVLQVSDLPARAREVFGEPGSAMVGAMVDAVVAGSLADGGAVVMAPGPLAAMHELRAFMFQRVYASETAAGQKQLAVDVIRRLVDHHLDHPELIPPTYRDTRADLVTQVVDHVSGMTDRFALATHDRLFGEDAAARMTPLLRPA, from the coding sequence ATGGGGGACGGGGCGTTCACGCTCGTCGACCGCGCGGCGCGCGAGCGGGAGGAGGACGGCCTCGCCCCGGCCGCGGCCCGCGCGGCGGCCACCCGCGGGCGCGCCGTCCCCGAGCCGGAGGACCGGCTGCGCACCGCCTACGAGCGCGACCGCGACCGCATCCTGCACGCCAAGTCCTTCCGGCGGCTCAAGCACAAGACGCAGGTCTTCCTCAACCCCGACGGCGACCACTTCGTCACCCGGCTGACCCACACGCTGCAGGTCACCCAGGTGGCCCGTTCGCTGGCCCGGGCGCTGGGCCTCAACGAGACCCTCGCCGAGGCGATCGCCCTCGGCCACGACGTCGGCCACTCGCCGTTCGGCCACATCGGCGAGGACGCCTTCGACCCCTACGTCCCCGGCGGCTGGCACCACGCCGCCCAGGGCGTGCGGATCGTCGAGGTGCTCGAGCACCTCAACCTCACCTGGGAGGTGCGCGACGGCATCCGCGCGCACAGCTGGAAGATCAGCCCGCCGCCGGCCACCCGCGAGGGGGAGTGCGTCCGGTACGCCGACCGGATCGCCTACCTGTCCCACGACGCGCTGGACGCCGTCCGCGCCGGGGTGCTGCAGGTGTCGGACCTGCCCGCCCGCGCCCGGGAGGTGTTCGGCGAGCCCGGCAGCGCGATGGTCGGCGCGATGGTCGACGCCGTCGTCGCAGGGTCGCTGGCCGACGGGGGAGCGGTGGTGATGGCGCCCGGTCCGCTGGCGGCCATGCACGAGCTGCGCGCGTTCATGTTCCAGCGGGTGTACGCCTCGGAGACCGCGGCGGGGCAGAAGCAGCTCGCCGTCGACGTCATCCGCCGGCTGGTCGACCACCACCTCGACCACCCCGAGCTCATCCCGCCGACCTACCGCGACACGCGGGCCGACCTGGTCACACAGGTCGTCGACCACGTCTCGGGCATGACCGACCGCTTCGCGCTGGCCACGCACGACCGGCTCTTCGGCGAGGACGCTGCCGCCCGCATGACCCCGCTGCTGCGCCCCGCCTGA
- a CDS encoding PAC2 family protein, protein MIDPKSAPEDLPQLNQPVVVVAFEGWNDAGDAATGALEHLELIWDATPLAALDPEDYYDFQVNRPTVSLVGGVNRRVEWPTTRISVARPPDSDRDVVLIRGIEPNMRWRSFCEELIELCHELDAQTVVALGALLADTPHTRPTPVTGSAYDDESARAYGLETSGYEGPTGILGVFQDACVQAGLPAVSFWAAVPHYVSQPPSPRATVALLQRVEEVLEVAVPLGALPQQADEWVKTVDEMAQEDAEVVEYVRSLEERATQSDLSEANGDQIAREFERYLRRRGSSPN, encoded by the coding sequence GTGATCGACCCGAAGTCCGCTCCCGAGGACCTGCCCCAGCTGAACCAGCCGGTGGTGGTGGTCGCGTTCGAGGGCTGGAACGACGCCGGGGACGCCGCCACCGGGGCGCTCGAGCACCTGGAGCTGATCTGGGACGCCACCCCGCTCGCCGCCCTCGACCCCGAGGACTACTACGACTTCCAGGTGAACCGGCCGACCGTCTCGCTCGTGGGCGGGGTGAACCGGCGCGTGGAGTGGCCGACGACCCGCATCTCCGTGGCCCGCCCGCCGGACAGCGACCGCGACGTCGTCCTCATCCGCGGCATCGAGCCCAACATGCGCTGGCGCAGCTTCTGCGAGGAGCTCATCGAGCTGTGCCACGAGCTCGACGCCCAGACCGTCGTGGCGCTGGGCGCGCTGCTCGCCGACACGCCGCACACCCGGCCGACGCCGGTCACCGGCTCCGCCTACGACGACGAGTCCGCCCGCGCCTACGGCCTGGAGACGTCGGGCTACGAGGGCCCGACCGGGATCCTCGGCGTGTTCCAGGACGCGTGCGTGCAGGCCGGCCTCCCGGCGGTGAGCTTCTGGGCCGCCGTCCCCCACTACGTCTCCCAGCCGCCCTCGCCGCGGGCGACCGTCGCGCTGCTGCAGCGGGTCGAGGAGGTGCTGGAGGTGGCCGTGCCGCTCGGCGCGCTCCCCCAGCAGGCCGACGAGTGGGTCAAGACCGTCGACGAGATGGCCCAGGAGGACGCCGAGGTCGTCGAGTACGTCCGCTCCCTCGAGGAGCGCGCGACCCAGAGCGACCTGTCCGAGGCCAACGGAGACCAGATCGCCCGCGAGTTCGAGCGCTACCTCCGCCGCCGGGGCTCCTCCCCCAACTGA
- the metH gene encoding methionine synthase translates to MTDAPSPRPDATAQLTALLERRVLVLDGAMGTAIQRDRPSEAGYRGARFADWPVDVQGNNDLLVLTRPELIAGIHREYLEAGADLLETNTFNATAISLADYGMSGLAHAINVAAARLARREADAMTARTPDKPRYVAGAIGPTSRTASISPDVNDPGARNVTFTELVAAYLEQAGGLVDGGVDVLLVETIFDTLNAKAAVFALETLFEQRGRRWPVMISGTITDASGRTLSGQTTEAFWNSVRHVRPLTIGLNCALGAEEMRPYVAELSRIADTFVSCYPNAGLPNAFGEYDESPAETAAVLRGFLDDGFVNVVGGCCGTTPEHIAAIAAAAQGRSPRTPVTPRPALRLSGLEPLTVDADSLFVNVGERTNITGSARFRRLIRDGDYATALAVARQQVEAGAQVIDVNMDEGMIDGVAAMTRFTRLVAAEPDICRVPVMVDSSKWEVIEAGLQQLQGKSIVNSISMKNGEEEFVEQARLCRKYGAAVVVMAFDEQGQADTLQRRQEICRRAYDLLTEQVGFPAEDVIFDPNVFAVATGIEEHARYGLDFIEATRWIKQNLPGALVSGGVSNVSFSFRGNNPVREAIHAVFLFHAIAAGMDMGIVNAGALEVYEEVPRELRDRIEDVVLARRPDATERLLEIAGDHAGDGVAKEAATEEWRALPVGPRITHALVKGLDEFVEADTEELRAEISARGGRPIEVIEGPLMDGMNVVGDLFGAGKMFLPQVVKSARVMKKAVAYLIPFIEAEKQPGDAERSNGKVVMATVKGDVHDIGKNIVGVVLQCNNYDVVDLGVMVPAQKILETAKQEGADVIGLSGLITPSLDEMVNLAAEMERQGFDVPLLVGGATTSRAHTAVKVAPRYHGPVIWVKDASRSVPVVAALLSDEQRPGLLASVDTEYEALRERHAARTDSRALLPLAAARAAAPAIDWSGYTPPRPRMLLQQARDVCTSPGCEHRHGQDTQFVRVLRDHPLEELRPYIDWQPFFNAWEMRGRFPDILHNPTTGEAARRLFEDAQAMLDRVVEERWLTANGVVGLFPANRVDGEDIAVYADESRTTVRAVLHQLRQQTEGRDGSPRKSLADYVAPRETGLRDHVGAFAVTAGLGSAERVAAFKAQHDDYSAIMLEALADRLAEAFAERLHERVRREFWGYATDEHLDKDALIAERYRGIRPAPGYPACPEHTEKQTIWDLLDVEANTGLQLTESMAMWPGASVSGLYFSHPESRYFVLGRVGRDQVEDYARRKGWTLAEAERWLSPNLGYRTDED, encoded by the coding sequence GTGACCGACGCCCCGTCCCCCCGCCCCGACGCCACGGCGCAGCTGACCGCCCTGCTCGAGCGGCGCGTCCTCGTGCTCGACGGGGCCATGGGGACGGCGATCCAGCGGGACCGGCCCAGCGAGGCCGGCTACCGCGGGGCGCGGTTCGCCGACTGGCCGGTCGACGTCCAGGGCAACAACGACCTGCTCGTCCTCACCCGGCCCGAGCTGATCGCCGGCATCCACCGCGAGTACCTCGAGGCCGGCGCGGACCTGCTCGAGACCAACACGTTCAACGCCACGGCCATCTCGCTGGCCGACTACGGCATGTCGGGTCTCGCGCACGCGATCAACGTGGCCGCCGCGCGGCTGGCCCGCCGCGAGGCCGACGCGATGACCGCCCGCACGCCGGACAAGCCGCGCTACGTGGCCGGCGCGATCGGCCCGACCAGCCGGACGGCGTCCATCTCGCCCGACGTCAACGACCCCGGTGCCCGCAACGTCACCTTCACCGAGCTGGTCGCCGCCTACCTGGAGCAGGCCGGCGGGCTGGTCGACGGCGGCGTCGACGTCCTGCTGGTCGAGACCATCTTCGACACCCTCAACGCCAAGGCCGCCGTCTTCGCGCTGGAGACGCTGTTCGAGCAGCGCGGCCGGCGCTGGCCGGTGATGATCTCCGGCACCATCACCGACGCGTCGGGCCGCACGCTGTCGGGGCAGACCACCGAGGCGTTCTGGAACTCGGTGCGGCACGTGCGCCCGCTGACCATCGGGCTGAACTGCGCGCTCGGCGCCGAGGAGATGCGCCCGTACGTCGCCGAGCTCTCGCGCATCGCCGACACCTTCGTGTCCTGCTACCCCAACGCCGGGCTGCCCAACGCCTTCGGTGAGTACGACGAATCGCCGGCCGAGACGGCCGCGGTCCTGCGCGGCTTCCTCGACGACGGCTTCGTCAACGTCGTCGGCGGCTGCTGCGGCACCACGCCCGAGCACATCGCGGCGATCGCCGCCGCGGCGCAGGGCCGGTCCCCGCGGACGCCGGTGACCCCGCGCCCCGCGCTGCGCCTGTCGGGGCTGGAGCCGCTGACCGTCGACGCCGACAGCCTGTTCGTCAACGTCGGCGAGCGCACCAACATCACCGGCTCGGCCCGCTTCCGCCGGCTCATCCGCGACGGCGACTACGCCACCGCGCTGGCCGTCGCCCGCCAGCAGGTCGAGGCCGGCGCGCAGGTCATCGACGTCAACATGGACGAGGGCATGATCGACGGCGTCGCGGCGATGACCCGCTTCACCCGCCTGGTCGCCGCCGAGCCCGACATCTGCCGCGTGCCGGTGATGGTCGACTCCTCCAAGTGGGAGGTCATCGAGGCCGGCCTGCAGCAGCTGCAGGGCAAGTCGATCGTCAACTCCATCTCGATGAAGAACGGCGAGGAGGAGTTCGTCGAGCAGGCGCGGCTGTGCCGCAAGTACGGCGCGGCCGTCGTCGTCATGGCCTTCGACGAGCAGGGACAGGCCGACACCCTGCAGCGGCGGCAGGAGATCTGCCGGCGCGCCTACGACCTGCTCACCGAGCAGGTCGGCTTCCCCGCCGAGGACGTCATCTTCGACCCCAACGTCTTCGCCGTGGCCACCGGCATCGAGGAGCACGCCCGCTACGGGCTGGACTTCATCGAGGCCACCCGCTGGATCAAGCAGAACCTGCCCGGGGCGCTGGTCTCCGGCGGCGTCTCGAACGTCTCGTTCTCCTTCCGCGGCAACAACCCCGTGCGCGAGGCCATCCACGCGGTGTTCCTCTTCCACGCGATCGCCGCCGGCATGGACATGGGCATCGTCAACGCCGGCGCGCTGGAGGTCTACGAGGAGGTGCCGCGGGAGCTGCGGGACCGCATCGAGGACGTCGTCCTCGCCCGCCGCCCCGACGCCACCGAGCGGCTGCTGGAGATCGCCGGGGACCACGCCGGCGACGGCGTGGCCAAGGAGGCCGCCACCGAGGAGTGGCGGGCGCTGCCGGTGGGGCCGCGGATCACCCACGCGCTGGTCAAGGGCCTCGACGAGTTCGTCGAGGCCGACACCGAGGAGCTGCGCGCGGAGATCAGCGCCCGCGGCGGCCGGCCGATCGAGGTCATCGAGGGCCCGCTGATGGACGGCATGAACGTCGTCGGCGACCTGTTCGGCGCCGGCAAGATGTTCCTGCCGCAGGTGGTCAAGTCCGCCCGGGTCATGAAGAAGGCCGTCGCCTACCTCATCCCGTTCATCGAGGCGGAGAAGCAGCCCGGCGACGCCGAGCGCAGCAACGGCAAGGTCGTCATGGCCACCGTGAAGGGCGACGTCCACGACATCGGCAAGAACATCGTCGGCGTGGTCCTGCAGTGCAACAACTACGACGTCGTCGACCTCGGCGTCATGGTGCCCGCGCAGAAGATCCTCGAGACCGCCAAGCAGGAGGGCGCCGACGTCATCGGCCTGTCGGGCCTGATCACGCCGTCGCTGGACGAGATGGTGAACCTGGCCGCGGAGATGGAGCGGCAGGGCTTCGACGTCCCGCTGCTCGTCGGCGGGGCGACGACGTCGCGCGCGCACACCGCGGTGAAGGTGGCGCCGCGCTACCACGGCCCGGTGATCTGGGTGAAGGACGCGTCGCGGTCGGTGCCCGTCGTCGCCGCGCTGCTGTCCGACGAGCAGCGGCCGGGCCTGCTGGCCTCGGTGGACACCGAGTACGAGGCGCTGCGCGAGCGGCACGCCGCGCGCACCGACAGCCGGGCGCTGCTGCCGCTGGCCGCCGCCCGCGCCGCGGCACCGGCGATCGACTGGTCCGGCTACACCCCGCCGCGGCCGCGGATGCTCCTGCAGCAGGCCCGCGACGTGTGCACCAGCCCGGGCTGCGAGCACCGCCACGGGCAGGACACCCAGTTCGTGCGGGTGCTGCGCGACCACCCGCTCGAGGAGCTGCGCCCCTACATCGACTGGCAGCCGTTCTTCAACGCGTGGGAGATGCGCGGCCGGTTCCCCGACATCCTGCACAACCCGACCACCGGCGAGGCCGCGCGGCGGCTGTTCGAGGACGCCCAGGCGATGCTCGACCGGGTCGTCGAGGAGAGGTGGCTGACCGCCAACGGCGTCGTCGGGCTGTTCCCCGCCAACCGGGTCGACGGCGAGGACATCGCCGTCTACGCCGACGAGTCGCGGACGACGGTGCGTGCGGTGCTGCACCAGCTGCGGCAGCAGACCGAGGGCCGCGACGGCTCCCCGCGCAAGTCGCTGGCCGACTACGTCGCGCCCAGGGAGACCGGGCTGCGCGACCACGTCGGCGCCTTCGCCGTCACCGCGGGGCTGGGGTCGGCCGAGCGGGTGGCCGCCTTCAAGGCCCAGCACGACGACTACTCGGCGATCATGCTCGAGGCGCTCGCCGACCGGCTGGCCGAGGCCTTCGCCGAGCGGCTGCACGAGCGGGTGCGCCGGGAGTTCTGGGGCTACGCCACCGACGAGCACCTGGACAAGGACGCGCTGATCGCCGAGAGGTACCGGGGCATCCGGCCGGCGCCGGGCTACCCCGCCTGCCCGGAGCACACCGAGAAGCAGACCATCTGGGACCTGCTCGACGTCGAGGCGAACACCGGGCTGCAGCTGACCGAGAGCATGGCCATGTGGCCGGGTGCGTCGGTGAGCGGGCTGTACTTCTCCCACCCGGAGTCGCGCTACTTCGTCCTGGGCCGGGTCGGCCGCGACCAGGTCGAGGACTACGCCCGGCGCAAGGGCTGGACGCTGGCCGAGGCCGAGCGCTGGCTATCCCCGAACCTGGGCTACCGCACCGACGAGGACTGA